One genomic segment of Clavelina lepadiformis chromosome 3, kaClaLepa1.1, whole genome shotgun sequence includes these proteins:
- the LOC143448340 gene encoding CYFIP-related Rac1 interactor B-like, translated as MGNLLKVLQCKEEALDDIFLDFENARPSSEEKEVYDRVAHVLSFAPGIITELKSYKGAGEEIRIAISNPSNEEKQADTWHAIIPLVKQLKEFYEFSKHLQKCIQDLLRALTCQPLSPLQHLETKQALAKQFAEILHFTLKFDDLKMNNPAIQNDFSYFRRTMSRRGMNSASSSIDYEEGRCISTEMANEMSLFYAEATPMLKTLSDASTRFVQENDDAGTERTVEVLSTMANICKVMLENPDDTRFQMGADTVSFCVRVMVGVIILYDHVHKDGAFAKGSKIDIKGSIKVLKEQNGKVKVKSLLNALKYTTKHLNDEATPKSYHKMLEP; from the exons ATGGGGAATCTTCTAAAAGTACTGCAATGCAAAGAGGAAGCActtgatgacatttttttggattttgaaA aTGCACGCCCATCTTCAGAAGAGAAAGAGGTTTATGATAGAGTAGCTCATGTTTTGTCATTTGCACCTGGCATCATTACAgaacttaaatcatataaagGGGCTGGGGAAGAAATTAGGATT GCTATATCAAATCCTTCCAACGAAGAAAAACAAGCAGATACATGGCATGCTATCATTCCTCTAGTCAAGCAGTTGAAAGAGttttatgagttttcaaaGCACTTAC AAAAATGCATCCAGGACTTACTGCGAGCATTGACATGCCAACCACTGTCACCACTGCAACATTTAGAAACTAAGCAAGCTCTTGCCAAACAGTTTGCTGAAATTTTACATTTCACCCTTAAATTTGATGACCTGAAA ATGAACAACCCAGCAATACAAAATGATTTTTCCTACTTCAGACGAACGATGTCCAGGAGAGGAATGAATTCTGCCTCATCGAGCATTGACTATGAAGAAGGACGATGCATATCCACCGAGATGGCAAATGAAATGTCTTTGTTTTATGCTGAAGCGACACCTATGCTCAAAACACTGAGCGATGCATCAACACGATTTGTGCAAGAG aatgATGACGCTGGAACAGAAAGGACTGTGGAAGTACTAAGCACCATGGCAAATATATGTAAAGTTATGCTTGAGAACCC TGACGATACTCGTTTTCAAATGGGTGCAGACACAGTGTCCTTTTGTGTAAGAGTGATGGTCGGAGTGATAATTTTATACGATCATGTTCACAAGGATGGAGCATTTGCAAAAGGCTCGAAAATTGAT ATAAAAGGTTccataaaagttttaaaggaGCAAAATGGCAAAGTTAAAGtgaaaagtttattaaatgCCCTTAAATATACAACAAAGCATTTAAACGATGAAGCTACACCAAAATCATACCACAAAATGCTGGAGCCATAA
- the LOC143449496 gene encoding protein unc-79 homolog isoform X1, whose translation MSTLMEFFFAKIIDFQRIVRRFNENFGIAGDEYSPFIHELIAIVNDFDNILIGFLKNTPGIENSTIHRSWDIAHVNNLPRLNYFQLYQTLITLMRIISVFDSSQNAILAEETMKCLCTVMAFITREDRANLPHAVAELLYDCGLKNFSLQACILKYLCRKIIPSCFGLDSNEGAYNRPSVQNIPGIINLVFEFADDTSFHFELMETFLLFNQDLLILLRIAIRRTNGSTKVCGIQHLLHYWPHLSYSLELERGLITALSKRSIPCENRKCNSPSETNFAINMVMDPPLAARCSGKSPPLYLCHACSQKLVVDEFPSKCFKVILPTDAANRCRGNLPSLPSWCEEQPRPDIIYSDVLQQYEQILPSILTRLTA comes from the exons atgtcAACCTTGATGGAATTCT tttttgcaaaaatcatCGATTTTCAGAGAATTGTGAGAcgatttaatgaaaatttcgGCATAGCTGGTGACGAGTATTCCCCTTTCATACATGAACTCATTGCAATTGTCAACGATTTTGATAATATTCTTATTGG atttttgaaaaacaccCCGGGAATAGAAAATAGTACAATTCATAGAAGTTGGGACATTGCGCATGTCAATAACCTTCCAAGGTTAAACTATTTCCAGTTGTACCAGACGCTCATAACTCTGATGAGAATTATATCAGTATTCGATTCGAGCCAAAATG caaTACTGGCGGAGGAGACCATGAAGTGTTTATGCACTGTCATGGCTTTCATCACCAGGGAAGACAGAGCAAATCTTCCTCATGCTGTCGCCGAATTGCTCTATGACTGCGGCTTAAAAAACTTCAGCTTACAAGCATGCATTTTGAAGTATCTTTGCAGAAAAATTATTCCATCTTGTTTTG GTCTTGATAGTAACGAAGGAGCATATAACCGTCCATCTGTACAAAACATACCAGGGATTATAAATCTGGTTTTCGAATTCGCAGATGATACTTCTTTTCATTTCGAGCTGATGGAGACTTTCTTGCTGTTTAATCAAGACCTATTGATA CTTCTGAGGATTGCAATACGTCGCACCAATGGTTCGACCAAAGTTTGTGGGATTCAACATTTATTGCACTACTGGCCTCATTTAAGTTACTCACTGGAACTAGAACGTGGATTAATTACTGCCTTGT CAAAGAGAAGCATTCCGtgtgaaaacagaaaatgtaACTCGCCGTCAGAAACAAACTTCGCAATAAATATGGTCATGGATCCCCCACTTGCTGCAAGATGCTCTGGGAAATCCCCTCCCCTGTATCTATGTCACGCTTGTTCGCAG aaacttGTGGTCGACGAATTCCCGTCCAAATGTTTCAAAGTCATTTTGCCGACTGATGCAGCCAACCGTTGTCGTGGGAACCTACCATCGCTTCCGTCCTGGTGTGAAGAGCAACCCAGGCCCGATATCATTTACAGCGATGTATTGCAACAATACGAACAAATCTTACCATCAattttaacacgactaacAGCCTAA
- the LOC143449496 gene encoding protein unc-79 homolog isoform X2, which translates to MNSLQLSTILIIFLLDSRVPLCLRFLKNTPGIENSTIHRSWDIAHVNNLPRLNYFQLYQTLITLMRIISVFDSSQNAILAEETMKCLCTVMAFITREDRANLPHAVAELLYDCGLKNFSLQACILKYLCRKIIPSCFGLDSNEGAYNRPSVQNIPGIINLVFEFADDTSFHFELMETFLLFNQDLLILLRIAIRRTNGSTKVCGIQHLLHYWPHLSYSLELERGLITALSKRSIPCENRKCNSPSETNFAINMVMDPPLAARCSGKSPPLYLCHACSQKLVVDEFPSKCFKVILPTDAANRCRGNLPSLPSWCEEQPRPDIIYSDVLQQYEQILPSILTRLTA; encoded by the exons ATGAACTCATTGCAATTGTCAACGATTTTGATAATATTCTTATTGG attCTCGTGTTCCTCTTTGTttaagatttttgaaaaacaccCCGGGAATAGAAAATAGTACAATTCATAGAAGTTGGGACATTGCGCATGTCAATAACCTTCCAAGGTTAAACTATTTCCAGTTGTACCAGACGCTCATAACTCTGATGAGAATTATATCAGTATTCGATTCGAGCCAAAATG caaTACTGGCGGAGGAGACCATGAAGTGTTTATGCACTGTCATGGCTTTCATCACCAGGGAAGACAGAGCAAATCTTCCTCATGCTGTCGCCGAATTGCTCTATGACTGCGGCTTAAAAAACTTCAGCTTACAAGCATGCATTTTGAAGTATCTTTGCAGAAAAATTATTCCATCTTGTTTTG GTCTTGATAGTAACGAAGGAGCATATAACCGTCCATCTGTACAAAACATACCAGGGATTATAAATCTGGTTTTCGAATTCGCAGATGATACTTCTTTTCATTTCGAGCTGATGGAGACTTTCTTGCTGTTTAATCAAGACCTATTGATA CTTCTGAGGATTGCAATACGTCGCACCAATGGTTCGACCAAAGTTTGTGGGATTCAACATTTATTGCACTACTGGCCTCATTTAAGTTACTCACTGGAACTAGAACGTGGATTAATTACTGCCTTGT CAAAGAGAAGCATTCCGtgtgaaaacagaaaatgtaACTCGCCGTCAGAAACAAACTTCGCAATAAATATGGTCATGGATCCCCCACTTGCTGCAAGATGCTCTGGGAAATCCCCTCCCCTGTATCTATGTCACGCTTGTTCGCAG aaacttGTGGTCGACGAATTCCCGTCCAAATGTTTCAAAGTCATTTTGCCGACTGATGCAGCCAACCGTTGTCGTGGGAACCTACCATCGCTTCCGTCCTGGTGTGAAGAGCAACCCAGGCCCGATATCATTTACAGCGATGTATTGCAACAATACGAACAAATCTTACCATCAattttaacacgactaacAGCCTAA